The Candidatus Neomarinimicrobiota bacterium genome contains the following window.
ATACCACACCTATGAAGAAATCGTAGCCTATATGGACTCGATTCAGCAAATCCCTGCCTACAATGCCATCCTTGATGTGCGTGAAATCGGTCGATCCAACAACGAGGATCTACCCATTTATGCCATCAAATTATCTGATAATCCCACAATGGATGAGGATGAGCCGGCATTGTTGTTTCTGGGGCAATGTCATGCTGAAGAAATTCTCGGTGTAGAAATCACCATCGGTCTGGTTGATAGCCTCCTCCACGGTTTTGATGCCATGAATTCTCATGTGGCATCGATCCTTCAGAATCTGGAGGTGTGGGTGGTCCCCAGCTACAATCCCGAGGGTTTGAGAGTGGTCCATGACGGTCTTGATGTCACCTATCGTAAGAATAAAACCGACAACAATGGCAATGGTATATTTGACTATGTTGAAGGGATTGGTTTCGATATCGATGGCGTGGACTTTAATCGAAATTATGATTTCAACTGGATTTTTGGCGATGCTTATGAAGTCGATGACTATGACTATTATCGGGGAGCCTCAGCTTTTTCAGAGTCTGAAACCAGAGCCATAGCAGACCTGGCTCGACAGGAGAAATTTCTACTTTCTGTTGCCTATCATTCTGCTCGTTCTGGTACACCTGAGATTATCTACTACTCCTGGCAGTGGGAAGAGACCAAATTTCCACCAGATATCGACATTATGAGTAGTCTGGCTACCACCCTGTCAGAACGGGTGATCAATGAATCCAGAGATGGAAATTATTCTGTCACCCCCGGTAAAACCCAGCGGGGGAATGCCCATGATTGGTTTTATACCCAGACTGGTGCGATTCAATTCTTAATTGAAGTGGGAACCAATAATCTTCAACCCAATGCCGACATTATTGATGACACGATAGATCGTAACCTGGAAGGTCTCTTTTTTCTTATGGACAGGGCTTTTGGTAGATCACCTGAGAGCAAAGCCCTCATTACGGGAATTGTTAGCGATGCCTCCGATGGCTTCGCCCTGGAAGGTGCTCAGATCCAGCTCGCCAAGCTGAATGTGGACGGTAGCCTGACGCCTCTGGAAGGGCTTATGATGCAGCCTAGAGTCACTGATGGCTTTGGTCGCTATCGTCGTCTTCTTGGACAGGGGACGTATCGTGTTATTGCCTCTGCACCTGGTTTCGAGGCAGATACAGTTGCAGCAATTCTTACCAGTGAAAGTTATGCCAGCATTCTGGACTTTAGCCTGAATCCAGCTCCTCTGCACACAATTCACATGGATCTTGTTCAGGAAGGGACATATCAAGTCATCGTCTGGGATCAATTCATGAGGGATACTCTCGAGGTGAATGTGGGCTTAAATACCATTAACTGGCAGGGCAATGAGATAAATATTCAAGTTACATCTCCAGGTTATTTCCCTGAAATTCATGCATATGATTTGCGACCCTTTACCACAGATCAGGATTTATCACTTTCCGTGGATCTCCCAGCCCAACCTACCACCATTTATAGTACTGGCTTTGATGACCTTAGTGGTTGGCAGGTGAATGCCGGAGAATGGTTCAGCGAGGACAGCAAGCTAAAGTCCCAACCAAATCTTTTTTATGATGTGGGTCTGGAATCCGAGATGGTAATGGATTTGGATATGTCCAGTGTGGTGGATGCCAAACGTTTGGGAATCCATATTACCCATGCCTACGAAGTTGAGTGGCATGTTGATACGCTCTCTGTTGAGATATGGAGTAGTGATGAATCAGAAAGACTTATACAAAAACAATGGTCTGATCAAAATTTTACCAATCACTCCCAAACTTTCTTTGTGGATGGAGATCTGCCTGCTTCAGGTCGGCTGAAATTGAAAATGAAAACAGACTCCACAGTAGCATTCCGCGGTTGGGAAATTGATTCCCTGAGTGTTTTCATGACAGATATGGAATTAGTGGGCATTGACCCACATATCAGCGAGCGCCAGACCCAATCCTCAACCAGGCAATTCAAGTTATCACTATCTGCTTCACCGAATCCTTTCCAGGTTGAAACACGTCTCGAGTTTGAGATCCCCCAGGCCGATATCGTGTCCATCAGCGTCTTCGATATCCGAGGTCGTGAAGTATTTGCCGAAAAGCTATCCAGCTCAGCCGGGATGAATTCCTGGATCTGGAAGGGACAGGATATGCTGGGTCATCAAGTGAGCACAGGAATTTACTTTATCCGTATCCATGATTCGCAGCAATCAGTCACACGTAAACTCATGTTAATGAATAAACTATAGATGATCTTTAAGAAATAGAGAGCCAATATATGTACAGAATTTTACAGAAAACTTTTATTAGCCTCCTGCTTGGAACCTTCGCATTTTCAGCATCGGGACCCCTGGCTTTCAAAAATCTCATGGAAAACTATCCCTCTGTTCAGGGACGCTATAATTGGGATTCATACCAGCGCGGTGATTTTCTTATTATTGCTGCGGATGCAGCATTATTGAATCCTTATTTGGAGCCTTTCAGAGTACTGAAGGAGCAACAGGGATTTCGCGTCACCATGGCTCCACTTTCAGAAACAGGTAACACCACCACAGAAATTCGGGAATTTATCGCTGACTTCTACGCTGAAAATTCTCTGGAATACGTGCTCCTTATTGGGGACGTCGATGACGCCTATGCCTTACCTGCCTTCAGTTATGGACCGGAAAATGATGTTTCTGATTTACCCTATGTCTTAATAGATGGAGGTCCTGATGATTATTTCCCTGAGGCGTTTATTGGACGCTGGCCAGTGGATACCGCCCAGGAATTAGCCAAAGTTATCGCCAGAACCATCACTTATTCACAGACACCTGACATTGAATCTGGCTATCTGGAACGAGCTCTGGTTACAGCAGGAAATTATGCAGATACAGGAACTATACTTACACCAGTATGGACCTCCCTTTGGCTCCATGATGAATTGTTGGATTTCGGATATTCCAATGTAGATACTGTTTTTTATCCTCCAACCACAGGACCCGAACAGATTCTCAATACCTGGAATGATGGTGTTGGGATTGTGAATTATCGCGGTTGGGGAGATGCTCATGGCTGGCATTTTCCTCATTTTCATGTCATTGATTTTGATGATGGTGCTTTGAACAATGGGAACAAGTTACCTATCGTATTCAGCTTTGTTTGTGGTACCGGTAAATTTGACAGTAGTATTGACCCCTCCTTTTGTGAGGCTCTGCTTACCCAGGGTAGTGTATCCGTCCCGGCAGGCGCCGTGGCAGTCGTAGCACCCTCTGACTTGCACACGCGCACAAAATTTAATAATGCCCTAAATTCCAAATTATGGGATGCACTTATGGAAGGGCATGTAGATGAATTGGGTCCCGCCCTGGTTGCCTCAAAATTTGGTTTTCTTGACGAGTTCGTCAATGAATTAGGTCCAGGAGAAATGGCTGAATTTTATTACCACACTTATAATATCTTGGGAGATCCAAGTTTACCTGTGTGGTTGCTCAACCCAGAACCCATTACCCTCGATGCTGCCGATTTTGGAGAAGTAACCTGGGATGATGGACTCATCACCTTAAACCGATCTGATCTGCAAGAGGGTGTCTTCGCTTTAAGACAGAATAATGAACTCGTTGGTTCAGGAAGGTGGACAGATGGGCAGATTAAAATATATCGTTTCGATGGGAGTTCATTTTATGATGCTGATCATCCCTCAGAGCCCCTTGAAATCACACTGAATAGCCCTGGACATACTCCTGTCACTGTTGAGGTAATACCTGTTGCAGGAAACGGCGTCGCCTTTGCCGGAATGCTGGAAAACGTTCATGTCGGTATGACACAATGGACACCACAATTCCATAATTATGGGACAGCGTCAGTCTCTGTTTCTCTTAACCTTAGCTCTCCAGATGGAGAATATTCAGCCATACTGGGAGATTATTCTATACCCTCAGGTGGGACAATAAGTACTGCAGCTACCACAGCACCTTTGATTCAGCTCGTTAATCGAGAAATAGTCATTGATGTGGAAATTGCAGGCATTACTTCACCCCTAGCTATCCCAGTGAGTGTTGTTGCCCCTGACCTGTCAATCAGTTTCGATGGTCATATAAGACCACTTCCTGGTGCCGCATTTATCTTGAGTTTAAGCGGTCGCTTTCAGGGTTTGGAGGCTGCTGGATCAACCCTGCATATCACCATGACCAGTGCAGCAGAATTCGCTACGCTCGATGATGTTACTGGTACAGCAACGGTGGATAGTGAGGGTGGTTTGGCCTTCTCTGATAACAGTTTCACAGGCTCCTTAGACGAGGTAGCCCATGGAAGTCGTTTACCGCTGAGCTTCGATTTTCGTCTGGATGGACAGACCGATCCATTCTATCACAGACAATTTATGGTGATTATTGGTTCCGAAAACAGCAGCGATCCCACACCGCCCAACCAAAATGATGGCTATTGGGCCTATGATAATACTGACAGCGAATATGATGAACTTCCAACTTATAGTTGGACAGATCTTTCAAGTGAAAGTGGTGCTCAGCATTACTCTCTTGATGATGATGATCATGAAATTGTGACGCTTCCATTTTCTTTCAGGTATTATGACACCGACTATGATGTGCTCACTATTAACTCCAATGGATGGGCATCCCTGGGAGAGGATTACATCAATTATTTCCGTAACTGGTCCATACCCATGCCCCTGGGTCCTGATGCCATGATGGCACCATTCTGGGATGATCTGGACAATGATACACTGGTAAACGGTCAGGAAGTCGGCCGACCCATCGATCTGTATACCTTCCACGATCAAGCCAATCAGCAGTTTATTATTGAATGGCATGAGGTCTGGAATGGATTTGGTGATCGGAGTTTCCTGGAAACATTCCAACTCATTTTGCATGATCCCGCCGGCACTCTGGTGGCAGATGATGGAAATGGTGTGATCGAGTTTCAGTACTATGAGGTGAACGATGTGGATCAAATCAACAATTTTAGCACAGTTGGTATAGAATCCCCGGATCAGAACGATGGCCTCATGTATGTATATGCCAGAAACTATGCTCCTGGAGCATCGGTGCTAGAGGCAGGTCGCATTATTCGTTTCACCACGAACCCACCTGATTTGTTCTGGGCTTCAGTTGAGAGTGAAGGTCAAAAACCAACACGATTTGAAGTAGGGCCAGCTTATCCCAATCCATTTAACGGATCGACAACAATTCCTTTCACATTGCTTCAGGCTGGTGACGTAAATCTGGAAGTTTATGATTTGTTAGGTCGAAAAGTGCTTAGCCGGGAGATGTCCTTATTGAATGCGGGCTCTCATCGATATGCCCTTAGGACTGAATCGTTGTCATCAGGGGTTTATCTCGTGAGAATTGAAAGCGCAGGTTCCCAGCATATACAAAAGGTCACTATGCTGAAATAGATTTCACCCAACCAATTTCCAGAGGAGTACCGCGACCATTAAATTGGTTTCAATCTGATCCTAAAGACTGAAACCTGTTTGATTCGCTGCACTCATTGAAAACAGGTTTAGTTACCTCAGCAAGATTTATACAGATCAAAGGTTTTGGCCATGAATTAGCCCCTGGAAATGGGGCTATTTTGTCTTTTTAATGGTCTATACAAAAGACTTCAGCCTGGCTGAATTCCCTGCTCACAGATTTCCTAAAATCTTCTCGCTCCTGGTTCAGGTCCCAAAGCACCAGGAATCATGCCCACTCCTTGGTCTGTGGCATTTATCAAATTGTTAGATTGCTTGCATACCAGCAAGTGGTGCCATCTTGTATATTGTCCGAATTGAGGAATGTATAGAAAGGTAAACCATGTATAAAAGAATCCTGAGTATAATTGTCACATTTGGAATAATAGGTGGTCTATTCGCCGCCAGCAATCCAGTCTCTGAACGCTCACACCTGAATCTGAAGTCATTCGATGCAAATCATTCTACTTTAGAAGCTACCACACCAGAATTTTCAATTGGTAGAATTAGTTTTACTCAGGGGGAATATGATTTTCTAAATACCGATCTGGATGGTCAAATACGCCTCATTGGCGCACCTGACCTTCCAACTACCTCAACACTTCTGGCTGTGCCTGCCACAGGGGATATCCAGGCGGAAATCTCATACAGCTCCATTCGTATCGAAACCAATGTTGATCTTGCACCCTTTCAACCAGTACAATTGGAAGCACAGGCAAGTAATGGCGAATTCGCTATTGATAGAGAAATCTACGAGCAAAACGCATGGTTTCCACAATCACCTCTCATTCTTCATGAACGTATCCAAATGCGCGACCTGACTCTGGTGACTGTTGAAGTAAGTCCCTTCCAATACAACCCCGTTACCAAGGAATTGCGTATTTATGAGGGTTTGGAAGTTAGCTTGAATCACAGCGAACCTCTTATAGCCCCAGATCGACCCATCTCAAGATTTTTTGAACCTATCTATCATAACATGGTCCCCAATTCAACCCTGGTCCTCGAACCAAATTATCAAATACCTTCCATCCTTTTTATTCATCCCGAAAATTCAACGGTGATAACTGTACTTCAGGCACTCCTGGATTGGAGACATGAAAAAGGTTTTGAAGTCCACAGTGCCAGCACGCTTCAAACGGGTACCTCCAACTCTTCCATTAAAAATTACATCCAGACAGCTTACAATACCTGGATAAATCCTCCTGAGTTTGTCGTGTTGGTGGGAGATGCAGGTGGAACCTTTAACATTCCAACCTGGATAGAGAATTTCTCAAATTATAACGGTGAAGGTGATCTTCCTTATGTTCATCTCGCTGGTTCAGATTACATCGCTGACGCCTTCGTTGGAAGACTCCCTTTTGGGTCTACAAGTGAATTTACCAATATCATCAGCAAGATTTTGAATTATGAAAAGAATCCCAGCACCTTTGATACAGACTGGTACACCAGGGCACTTCTGGTAGGGGATCAAGCCTCCTCAGGACTTTCCACAATCATGACCAATCGGAACATCAACGAGTTATTGGAAGCCAATGGATACCAGGACAATTTTGAGGTCTATGGCGGTTCATTTGTCAGTCAGATTGCTTCGGGAATCAATTCTGGAGTTTCCTACTTTAACTATCGTGGATGGTTGGGAATGAGTGGATGGGGAAATAGCAATACTTCATCCCTTACCAATGGAGCTAATTTGCCCTTCGTAACTATTTTGACCTGCGGAACCGGTAGTTTTCAAGGTGATTCTCGTTCAGAACAATTTCTCCGCGTAGGTACCACTTCTGTACCCAAGGGTGCCATTGGCGCTGTCGGCACAGCAACGTCTGGAACCCACACCCTATATAACAACTGCGTATCTGTTGGTATATACCACGGTATCTTTAGTGACAAGATTTATTATGCAGGAGCTGCAGTCGAACGTG
Protein-coding sequences here:
- a CDS encoding T9SS type A sorting domain-containing protein; translated protein: MPHVIRNLLSIALLLYATCVSSQSFLRESVIDTRYHTYEEIVAYMDSIQQIPAYNAILDVREIGRSNNEDLPIYAIKLSDNPTMDEDEPALLFLGQCHAEEILGVEITIGLVDSLLHGFDAMNSHVASILQNLEVWVVPSYNPEGLRVVHDGLDVTYRKNKTDNNGNGIFDYVEGIGFDIDGVDFNRNYDFNWIFGDAYEVDDYDYYRGASAFSESETRAIADLARQEKFLLSVAYHSARSGTPEIIYYSWQWEETKFPPDIDIMSSLATTLSERVINESRDGNYSVTPGKTQRGNAHDWFYTQTGAIQFLIEVGTNNLQPNADIIDDTIDRNLEGLFFLMDRAFGRSPESKALITGIVSDASDGFALEGAQIQLAKLNVDGSLTPLEGLMMQPRVTDGFGRYRRLLGQGTYRVIASAPGFEADTVAAILTSESYASILDFSLNPAPLHTIHMDLVQEGTYQVIVWDQFMRDTLEVNVGLNTINWQGNEINIQVTSPGYFPEIHAYDLRPFTTDQDLSLSVDLPAQPTTIYSTGFDDLSGWQVNAGEWFSEDSKLKSQPNLFYDVGLESEMVMDLDMSSVVDAKRLGIHITHAYEVEWHVDTLSVEIWSSDESERLIQKQWSDQNFTNHSQTFFVDGDLPASGRLKLKMKTDSTVAFRGWEIDSLSVFMTDMELVGIDPHISERQTQSSTRQFKLSLSASPNPFQVETRLEFEIPQADIVSISVFDIRGREVFAEKLSSSAGMNSWIWKGQDMLGHQVSTGIYFIRIHDSQQSVTRKLMLMNKL
- a CDS encoding T9SS type A sorting domain-containing protein, whose protein sequence is MYRILQKTFISLLLGTFAFSASGPLAFKNLMENYPSVQGRYNWDSYQRGDFLIIAADAALLNPYLEPFRVLKEQQGFRVTMAPLSETGNTTTEIREFIADFYAENSLEYVLLIGDVDDAYALPAFSYGPENDVSDLPYVLIDGGPDDYFPEAFIGRWPVDTAQELAKVIARTITYSQTPDIESGYLERALVTAGNYADTGTILTPVWTSLWLHDELLDFGYSNVDTVFYPPTTGPEQILNTWNDGVGIVNYRGWGDAHGWHFPHFHVIDFDDGALNNGNKLPIVFSFVCGTGKFDSSIDPSFCEALLTQGSVSVPAGAVAVVAPSDLHTRTKFNNALNSKLWDALMEGHVDELGPALVASKFGFLDEFVNELGPGEMAEFYYHTYNILGDPSLPVWLLNPEPITLDAADFGEVTWDDGLITLNRSDLQEGVFALRQNNELVGSGRWTDGQIKIYRFDGSSFYDADHPSEPLEITLNSPGHTPVTVEVIPVAGNGVAFAGMLENVHVGMTQWTPQFHNYGTASVSVSLNLSSPDGEYSAILGDYSIPSGGTISTAATTAPLIQLVNREIVIDVEIAGITSPLAIPVSVVAPDLSISFDGHIRPLPGAAFILSLSGRFQGLEAAGSTLHITMTSAAEFATLDDVTGTATVDSEGGLAFSDNSFTGSLDEVAHGSRLPLSFDFRLDGQTDPFYHRQFMVIIGSENSSDPTPPNQNDGYWAYDNTDSEYDELPTYSWTDLSSESGAQHYSLDDDDHEIVTLPFSFRYYDTDYDVLTINSNGWASLGEDYINYFRNWSIPMPLGPDAMMAPFWDDLDNDTLVNGQEVGRPIDLYTFHDQANQQFIIEWHEVWNGFGDRSFLETFQLILHDPAGTLVADDGNGVIEFQYYEVNDVDQINNFSTVGIESPDQNDGLMYVYARNYAPGASVLEAGRIIRFTTNPPDLFWASVESEGQKPTRFEVGPAYPNPFNGSTTIPFTLLQAGDVNLEVYDLLGRKVLSREMSLLNAGSHRYALRTESLSSGVYLVRIESAGSQHIQKVTMLK